The Rosa chinensis cultivar Old Blush chromosome 7, RchiOBHm-V2, whole genome shotgun sequence DNA segment TTGAATGTTCAAGGTACCAAAGAAGATTAAAGATAAGTtaactgttttttattttatttattttttttggtaatgagGAATTCATTAAGCCGCCCTCAAAGCAAGCCCAAAGAGCTGAAAATAGAACCAGAGATAAGTCCGATGGACAAGCCCAAACGAactaataataaaaagaaaaattaattttcaattgtgctCAAATAAAGAGCCAGTATAAGGAAATTAAACCTTAAAAAACTAAATGCTAAAACATAGGCTCAATAAGAGGCCCAATACAATACGAAAACCCCTACGCTGTCAACTGCAAGATGTCGTCGATATACCACCAGAAGTAGAAAAGCATGGATTACCGTACTGATTGTCCGATGCCAATTGAATCCCAAAAAACTATATGAAACCCCAACATCCAAGGGGAGAAGATCCCTCAAAACAACATCATTCCCTCTACCATAGAGACACATCTCAAGAAAGAACCATGGTTGTCGAGATGGAACCAAGAACCAGAGCGTAGAACAAGAACACGAATAAGAACAACGGAGAATGGGGAGGGTGAAAAACCCATGCATGAGCACCCATACTCGCCTCAGTAAATGACTTGCACTTTATAATCGCAGCCATACGAATCCTCTTGGAGCTTTAAGGTAGAGAGAGATAACCTATTATGGGGTTGAATGATCTTAGATCTGGAAACATAGTTAATTGAATCACATTATGAATAAAGTCAATTGAATCACATATAGATGTCAACAGAGGTCGGGGTAGAGAATTACCTACTTCTCTGTTCAATGACCATATATGCTTCGACATGACTTTATTCATTTTAAACATATCAATAGACTTAACACGAAAAACGGCATGTAGTGATTCATCACATCTTATGTTCCGCCTATTCTTTGGGTCCTGCAAATCCTTTTCTCGGATAATTGAATCGACTACTACAATAACACCAATAACAAAAGAAGCAAAATATTTTCCAATCAAACCAAACACAGACCAATAGATTTCAGATATGGGATCCTCTGAAGTGAATAAGTCATGAATTTACGTGAAGATGGTATGTCCAGAATTCTCTACCACAACCTTCTGTTGACATCTGTATGTGATTCAATTAACTTTGTTCATAATGTGATTCAATtatctgttctttttttttttcctgcaatTGAGTTTAAATTTACCTTTATTTCACCATCAGTGTTCTTTTAGTCTATTGGTTAGTGGTTACCTACTTACCTATATCTAAATCACCAAGATCTTTACGACACCGTGGAGATATTTACAAGGAATTGAATATGTACAAACGATATTCAAATTttgttcctttcttcttttcttcagttcttctcttcctctctcatTTCTCATCCAACAAATTCATATgagtttataatttcaaaatcaaatggAAACCCAAATGAATATAAAAATCTCTAAGAGAAAATCTGATATAATCCATGACATCGACTCCTTTCTGGCTTTCTCTATAgttcaataaaattttgattttttcaagTCTACTTGGAAGACTTTGATGAGCTACAGAAATTAGGGGGAAGGGAAGTAAAGGGAAAGTGGTGGATGTGAATCATGTGATGATATTACTATGTACTACTCCATCTTTTGGTCCATGATTTGAGTATAATTGGAACAGATTAGGGATCAAAGGACCCTCTTTAACGAATTTGGGAGGTGCGATCGATGTTTCCCCTCAGTTTGGATCAAAACTTAAATGAATATAATCTGGTATTAAAATTCAAGTGGGATAACAATCCCCCATTCCCCATGTGCATATATCATTAGGACCATCAGAAGCCAAATAAATACAGGTCAAGGTCTCAAGGAAGAACCCATTAAAATCCAACCTTGTGCAAGAAAATCATTGAATTCATGAAAGAACTTGTTATAAAGTTGGGAATAGAATAGAGAGAGGACAAAGGGGGAAGAGAATGTTAACGGCGATTTGGCCTTCGTTAGTGACTAAAAGGCAACAAGTTATGCTAGATGATGTGGCTGCTCCTAAAAGAATTGGATCATGGATTATGTGAAATTCATCCAACTGCATGGAGCCAAGGCCATTGGTACTGAATCCCTCACGAGGACTCCCGAGGACGTGGAGGCCGGCAGCAAACGACGTCTTCATGGCTACCTTCACGCCGAAGCGAGTTTTCCAGTTGTTGAATTTCACGCCGCCTTGGATCTTCGAGCGGTTTTTCTGCATAGCCTGAAACTCAGGGAAATTCAAGTTAACGATTTGAAACACAGCAGAAAAATCTCATGGATTTGAACTTGACGAAGATCGAAGAGCATCAGATCCAACAAAAGCTTGACCAAGCGATTCTCAGATCCCTCGGCTACAAGAAGCTTCTGGTTCACATCTCCGAGACCGGCTGGCCGTCCAAAGGCGACGAGGACGAGGCCAGAGCCACACTGATTACTATCGGATCGTCGCCACCCGGTTCTTCTTCCAGTAACGGCTACTTGTCCATGAGAGAGAAGGAGGGCGAGAATCTCCAGCTGTGTAATCGGGCATACATATTTGTGCATAATACATTAATACTTATTCTCTTAATCATCAGTTGCACTGAAAAGAACGAAAATATTTGTGCAGCATATCATCAGTTCactgaaaagaaacaaaatccaAGATTTTGACAACTGGAGATTCCCTCAGCAATCAAAGACATGTTAAACCATGGGATTGTCTATCGTGCAACGCTGCACCGTGCCGCGCGAGTACTGACTGTACTGTAGTAGATCACGTGTATTGGCACGTGATGCATCTATAACTCCCACAACCCCGTAGTCGCCGGTTTCCTCACACGTgagaacatttttttttttttttttttttttgagaaaaagggCAGTGCGgcagccctcaagccttgatagccttaattaaaaaaactgtcgaatacaaggggggacattgagcctacaccactgattacaataagtagaacatcctgaaatactatCCTGAGTCTCTACTAAATGCTTGTACTCAacaaagcaccaactagcaaagagcgctctactggcgactctatttgctttaattGCATTAACGCAGCAGTGACACAAAGGAAATATAACTTGATCTGCAACCCGACTGCAGCAAAGCATAACTACCATACgcacagctttcccatcatgATGCCACTGGACACTACATCCAGTGACACTTAAATTCACTCTGCTACTAAGAGGCAGCGACCATTTGCAAGTGCAAGGAACTCGCTGCCTACCTAGTGCAAAACAGGCACACAAGGTGTAAAGACTGGCACACAGGCCACTGGCTCCAACCAGAACACGGTTGGAGCATATTTCCGACAAAGCAAAAACAGAAACACTGCAAGTAACTAAAACACTGaagacaacaacaacaaagaaaagCCCAAGCAGCATGGCCCTGACACAAAGGCCCGGCCCAACCAGTGGCATGACCTAGACACTAAGGCCCGGCCCACCCACCGCTCACCACAAACAACTAGCGCCACCGTCCACCTAGCAAGCTGCCAGCGAGCTCCACCGTCCCATCGCCTTGCACTGGACCGCCACCGCAATGCATCCCAACGCCACAACACCGCCACCCCACAAAGCCGACCATCCCAAAACCTGGCCGACGTCAGAACCCAGATCTCAGAAAGACGCAGACCCACTATAGGCTCATCTCTGCCACGAGATCGAAGACCCAGCCTCCGCCAAGCACCCAGAACAGGCCGTGACGCTCGAAGCCTCTGCCGCTGCTCCATGTCAGGTCTCACCCACGATCGGAGAAGAAGAGATCCAGAGCGCTCTTCCCCTTCCGAGATGCAGCCGCTATCCTCCATCTCTGATTCAGGCCTCCACCACAACACCCAGAAACCCGAGCAAATCTCGATCAATCTGCCCCCACCGAGCTCACACACCCCCACACCAAAACCAGGACAGCAGCACTGCCATGGGACCACGCCGCAGGGCAGATCCACCATCCCCTCTCGGACCGGAACGCAACAGCAGGAGCGCCGGCGGCGTTCGGCTGGGAGAGGGCTCGCTTGAGTTtcccttttttccttttctccgCGCGTGGGGCGCattctagttttcttttctcccttctagttttcatttgttttcttcttaggttggcttcaaattttttttttcgataacAGCTTCAATTTTATTTGAATTCAATTGTTCCAACCCCTTTATATGCTTATGCATGGATTGAACTGTCACCAAGTCAACTCCTAAGTCCCAACTGAAAGCCTAATTAAATCCACATCAGATTTTAGAGAGTCCGAGTCCATATTAGCTTCTAGATGAATGTGAAAATGTTTATGCTAACCTTGATGAAGGTTTATGTTATGTACgtattctttgtttgttttcctttttattattattattattattattattattaataaatagaggattaggcgatattagctcctctGTGACAGCTGATTTGGAGCGTCAAACACCCACCCGCAATCTCGAAAGAAAGGGGGCCATCACAACCGGAAACCCACCGCCCATCCCTCTATttaactttattaataaagtaaaaaaaaaggaaagaatacaAAAAGAGGAAGGGGGACCAAACCAAAAACCTTCCCCAACAAAAGTAATTTCTAGCCGGTCCCTCAAAACCAAGAGAACGTAAAGAGAAAAGAGGGTGTTAATCTGCACATTCATAAAAACATGCAGCAACAACGTAGATaatttggttgttttgttttccttgtgacTAATGTTTATTTGCTTATTGTTTTGCGTAGAGTTTAGTTTAGTTTCATGACATTGATTAGGTAATAAGGAATAGTCTCCTACATAAATTATTGACCCTTGCTACGACAATATATGAGTGCAAATATATTCTTTTGTGCATCTAGCTAGGCATATAAAAAAAACTCCATACCATATCAATAAAATTCCAAATGTAACTAGTCGTTACATATTTAGCGAGTAATGCTAAGTGGTCGAACAGACAAACGTGCCCATCCGCCGTCTTAGTACTACAAACGCTGGCTCCAATAATACACCATCAGAGACTCAAGATAGATGGCATGATTattgaaacaaaaagaagataagGAAACCAAATTAAAAGGAAGTTTACAACTGTTTCAATAGTAGTACTATTATAATGAGCTAGATAGATAGGCTAGGCTCGGATGTGATCGAAGGTGGACTTCATGTAGTTCTTGCCACTTTGTTGAAGTTGTATGTACTCTTTATAGTTCATTGCAAGGTACTTTGGAGCTTGGCCTTCTCTTTCACACAACTCTGGTGCTGGTGCGATGATTGTATCTATAGAAGGTCCATGTGGTATGGCTATGGATATCCTTGTCGCTGTGTTATTAACAGTCGCCCTATGCATCACACTCTTGTATTTACCGTTGGTTAGAATCTGTATAATCAATTGAACAAACATCATTACTCTTcagcttcatatatatatatatatatatatatatatatatatatatatatcttcacTAAGGTACAAAATGCATTTGCAAATTAAGTTggcatttcttttttctttatacaTATAATGTTGGTTCGATCGCTAAAGGAGAATAATGCATGGGACTGGTAATTTGGCATGTTTATGCAAAAAATATAGATCGATCACTAAAATAATACGTTTAAATTACTCGTGAGCTCGAGCTCTCGAGTGAGATCAAGAGATAATTATTACCTGCATTTGATCAGCAAGGTTCACAAAGAAGCCATTGGAAGGGCCATTAACAGTGAGCCATTTTCCGTTGTGTTCGACTTGGAGGCCATTCATCTCATTCTGGATGAGCAGTGTGACTAGACCGTGATCGGTATGATGTGGTATACCGATTGCATGTTCTGGCTGAGGGCAAGGTGGGTAGTAATTGCCGGCTAGCAATTGTAAGCCGCGATCCATGTTCATTGTCTCGTATATGTAATTCGGCTCCAATCCCAGGCTTTCTGATATTGCTTTTGTGATTTCTAGTGCCACTTCTCTTGTTCTTTTGCCGAACTCCAGTGAAACCTCACTATAAAATATATCAGTAGTATGTTAAACACAATGAAGACATACAGTAACTATTATATTACGAACATGCATAACAAAAAAACTAAAGAGAGTAGCATTTCATAAGAGATCACTAGCTAGGTATACCTGAAGCTAGCTGGTTTGTAGAGGGAGTAGAACTCTGGATGTGTTCTGGCCTTAAAGAAGTCCCTCCATAGAAGAACTTTATCCAATGCAAGATTATAACTTGTACCATACTTGAACATCTCAAGAACATCATTTCCTGATTTAAActccttcttctcctcatctGGAAGACTGAAAAATCCATGGCATGCGTCGATCATCCCCTTCATTAGGCTCTCTGGTACTCCGTGGTTAATTGCCTGTAATTAAGTGAAACCGATTAGCTTCATATTCATAATTGATAgaacaaaacataaataaccAGAACCAAAGCATATATTAGTTATCATACGATGAAGAAGCCCCATTCTTCACAAATCTTGACAAGATCGCGGACGATTTGGGCCCGCTGATCAGGAGAACCAGAGATGAGAAGTGACATATCAACAATGGGAATAGCAAACTC contains these protein-coding regions:
- the LOC112180047 gene encoding 2-oxoglutarate-dependent dioxygenase 19 — translated: MAAVAQALETSNVTSIKSLAESPALSSVPSAYAFNINPNDEADPNDPEFAIPIVDMSLLISGSPDQRAQIVRDLVKICEEWGFFIAINHGVPESLMKGMIDACHGFFSLPDEEKKEFKSGNDVLEMFKYGTSYNLALDKVLLWRDFFKARTHPEFYSLYKPASFSEVSLEFGKRTREVALEITKAISESLGLEPNYIYETMNMDRGLQLLAGNYYPPCPQPEHAIGIPHHTDHGLVTLLIQNEMNGLQVEHNGKWLTVNGPSNGFFVNLADQMQILTNGKYKSVMHRATVNNTATRISIAIPHGPSIDTIIAPAPELCEREGQAPKYLAMNYKEYIQLQQSGKNYMKSTFDHIRA